Proteins from one Pseudomonas bijieensis genomic window:
- a CDS encoding EAL domain-containing protein translates to MESLTLDMNFRLGRPLLPQSLRAQFTLAFLTLALLILAGGATAVYALRTSNSATRQLTDERLVRMQDGQDMAQRTLLIERQTDQFLTSRSPDILRSSYAATVEQLEALDQLVQQLTAANSGVAILDMHQSSQMFRNTANIVAQLRESLLQTEVTFEQALKDQTARLTATQTRANLELAMMLFDLPQAADSEAVQRLRIRYEGLSRTSGKLPDADVAMPDLFALRQTLINQHNVMQRFNEQLKNEAGRLVAVARAQSSAYTEDYRQAVQRLVEASNRSQQWVLIMLGASLVFAWFVTRVFMGRHVLVRLNEISRQLRQEHADKTHLMMADHGKDEIGNMARAVNQFLEDRLQLEKRTAQLSIATERLAVQNDRLEQEAIVRAGQGHVLEMIARSTELAEVLDSLAHLVESQLEGMKVSILVLDEEGKHLLHGAAPSLPKSYSQLIDGVEIGPNVGSCGTSAYRREPVIVTDIQQDPLWEAYRSLAEPYGFRACWSTPILSHERKVLGTFALYANTVRSPSPAETQLIDMATPLAGIAIERQLTEKRIRYMGDHDALTGLPNRTLLEDRLKQAMLYAQRYNRLVTVVFLDLDKFKLVNDSLGHSAGDELLKTVAQRMLECVRRTDTVVRLGGDEFVIILFDQPSDLDGVTPVLHKIQEAILRPIQLAGHTLHVTCSMGLATYPADGSDTDTLLSNADAAMYRAKELGRNSFQFYTSEMNNKVQGKLAMQDGLRSALNNDEFLLLYQPQVDLQSGRIIGVEALIRWQHPDLGMVSPIKFIPQAEDTGLIVPIGDWVIRTACRQNKAWQDAGWPPITVSVNISARQFIERDLIDRVKHALQESGLDPMYLELELTESLIMQDLQQAISKMKALQAMGISLSIDDFGTGYSSLAALKSFPIARLKIDQSFVRDLPDNENDKAIATAVISLGHKLNLKVIAEGVETREQQDFLRENGCDEIQGYFFSKAVSAQEIGLLLRTSGGPQSNRIANPDSVRQQREVKRPNSPMPGH, encoded by the coding sequence ATGGAATCCTTGACGTTGGACATGAATTTCCGACTTGGACGCCCGCTATTGCCGCAGTCGCTGCGGGCACAGTTCACTCTGGCGTTCCTGACGCTGGCGCTGCTGATCCTGGCAGGGGGCGCCACAGCGGTCTATGCGTTGCGCACCTCAAACAGCGCCACTCGCCAGTTGACGGATGAACGACTGGTCCGCATGCAAGATGGGCAAGACATGGCGCAGCGCACTTTGCTGATCGAACGCCAGACCGACCAGTTTCTGACGAGCCGTTCCCCCGACATCCTGCGTTCAAGCTATGCGGCGACCGTCGAGCAGCTTGAAGCCCTCGATCAACTGGTGCAGCAACTGACTGCCGCCAACAGTGGCGTGGCGATACTCGACATGCATCAGTCGAGTCAGATGTTCCGCAATACCGCCAACATCGTTGCGCAACTGCGAGAAAGCCTGCTGCAAACCGAGGTCACCTTCGAGCAGGCCCTCAAGGATCAAACCGCCCGGCTCACCGCGACCCAGACCCGGGCCAACCTGGAACTGGCGATGATGCTTTTCGATCTGCCGCAAGCGGCTGACAGCGAGGCCGTGCAACGGCTGCGGATCCGATACGAGGGACTGTCACGCACCTCAGGCAAGTTGCCTGATGCTGATGTGGCGATGCCCGATCTCTTCGCCCTGCGCCAGACGCTCATCAATCAGCATAACGTCATGCAGCGCTTCAATGAGCAACTGAAGAACGAAGCCGGGAGGCTGGTCGCGGTGGCCAGGGCGCAATCGAGTGCCTACACCGAAGACTATCGCCAGGCCGTGCAGCGCCTGGTCGAGGCCTCGAATCGCAGCCAGCAATGGGTGCTGATCATGTTGGGCGCCAGCCTGGTATTCGCCTGGTTCGTGACCCGGGTCTTCATGGGTCGCCATGTGCTCGTGCGCCTGAATGAAATAAGCCGGCAATTGCGCCAGGAACACGCTGACAAGACTCATCTGATGATGGCGGACCATGGCAAGGACGAGATCGGCAACATGGCGCGCGCGGTGAATCAATTCCTCGAAGATCGACTTCAATTGGAAAAAAGAACGGCTCAATTGAGTATCGCCACGGAACGGCTCGCCGTGCAAAACGACCGCTTGGAGCAAGAAGCCATTGTCCGTGCCGGACAAGGTCATGTCCTGGAAATGATCGCCAGGAGCACCGAGCTTGCAGAAGTGCTCGACAGCCTGGCTCACCTGGTCGAGTCCCAGTTGGAGGGCATGAAGGTGTCTATCCTGGTGCTGGATGAGGAGGGCAAGCACCTGCTGCACGGGGCGGCGCCCAGCTTGCCAAAATCCTATAGCCAGCTTATCGACGGGGTCGAGATCGGTCCGAACGTCGGTTCATGCGGCACCTCGGCGTATCGACGAGAACCGGTCATCGTCACGGACATCCAGCAGGATCCATTGTGGGAAGCGTACCGCTCACTCGCCGAACCCTATGGGTTTCGCGCCTGCTGGTCGACGCCGATCCTGTCCCATGAGCGAAAGGTCCTGGGTACGTTTGCCTTGTATGCCAACACCGTACGCAGCCCCAGCCCGGCCGAGACGCAATTGATCGACATGGCGACACCGCTTGCCGGCATTGCGATAGAACGCCAACTGACCGAGAAGCGCATTCGCTATATGGGCGACCATGACGCACTGACCGGGCTGCCGAATCGCACCCTGCTCGAAGACCGTCTCAAGCAGGCGATGCTTTATGCCCAGCGCTACAACCGGCTGGTGACGGTGGTATTTCTCGACCTGGATAAGTTCAAACTGGTGAATGACAGCCTTGGGCACAGTGCCGGGGACGAACTGTTGAAAACCGTCGCCCAGCGCATGCTGGAGTGTGTACGTCGTACCGATACCGTCGTGCGACTGGGAGGCGACGAGTTTGTGATCATTCTGTTCGACCAGCCCTCGGATCTCGACGGTGTGACGCCAGTCCTGCATAAAATCCAGGAAGCCATCCTGCGGCCGATTCAGCTCGCCGGCCATACACTCCACGTCACCTGCAGCATGGGGCTGGCCACTTACCCGGCCGACGGCAGCGATACCGACACGTTGCTCAGCAATGCAGACGCCGCCATGTACCGGGCCAAGGAACTGGGGCGCAACAGTTTTCAGTTCTATACGAGCGAGATGAATAACAAGGTTCAGGGCAAGCTCGCCATGCAAGACGGGCTTCGAAGCGCACTCAACAATGATGAATTCCTGCTGTTGTACCAGCCTCAGGTGGATTTGCAGTCAGGCCGGATCATCGGCGTAGAGGCGTTGATCCGTTGGCAACACCCCGATCTGGGCATGGTGTCTCCGATCAAATTCATTCCCCAGGCCGAAGATACCGGGTTGATCGTGCCCATCGGCGACTGGGTGATTCGTACCGCTTGCAGACAGAACAAGGCGTGGCAGGATGCCGGCTGGCCGCCGATCACCGTGTCGGTGAACATCTCCGCCCGCCAGTTCATCGAAAGGGACCTGATCGACCGGGTGAAGCATGCCTTGCAAGAAAGTGGACTGGACCCGATGTACCTTGAGCTGGAATTGACCGAAAGCCTGATCATGCAGGACCTTCAGCAAGCCATCAGCAAGATGAAGGCATTGCAAGCCATGGGGATCAGCCTCTCGATCGACGACTTCGGCACCGGTTACTCCAGTCTCGCCGCATTGAAAAGCTTCCCGATCGCCAGACTCAAGATCGACCAGTCTTTCGTACGCGATCTGCCCGACAACGAGAACGACAAGGCCATTGCCACCGCGGTGATTTCGTTGGGGCACAAACTGAACCTCAAGGTCATTGCCGAAGGTGTCGAAACCCGAGAGCAGCAAGACTTCCTGCGTGAAAATGGCTGCGATGAAATCCAGGGATATTTTTTCAGCAAGGCGGTCAGCGCGCAGGAAATCGGCCTGTTATTGCGTACGTCTGGCGGGCCTCAATCGAACCGCATTGCCAACCCTGACTCGGTAAGGCAACAACGTGAGGTAAAACGCCCAAACAGTCCGATGCCCGGGCATTAA
- a CDS encoding anthranilate synthase component II yields the protein MKVFLIDAYDSFVFIISQYLEQLGLETRVERHDVPDLIQRIEAFSPDFCVLGPGPGHPADVGYIQVIEHFQETLPLLGVCLGHQAIGLAFGAQVCRALHVMHGKVSTIENDGKGVYAHTQARPIQATRYHSLMISDQPLPDCLQITSRSTDDGYVMGVRHRHLPVEGVQFHPESILTENGLDLFRSFIRCYVHK from the coding sequence GTGAAAGTATTCCTGATCGATGCCTACGACAGCTTCGTCTTTATCATCAGCCAATACCTGGAACAACTGGGGCTGGAAACCCGCGTCGAGCGCCATGACGTGCCGGATCTCATCCAGCGCATCGAAGCATTCTCGCCGGACTTCTGCGTGCTGGGCCCAGGGCCTGGACATCCGGCCGACGTGGGCTACATCCAAGTGATCGAGCACTTTCAGGAGACCCTGCCGCTGCTGGGTGTGTGTCTGGGTCACCAGGCCATCGGCCTGGCCTTCGGTGCCCAGGTTTGCCGGGCCCTGCACGTGATGCACGGCAAGGTGAGTACGATCGAGAACGACGGCAAGGGCGTCTATGCCCACACCCAGGCACGCCCGATACAGGCCACCCGTTATCACTCGCTGATGATCAGCGACCAGCCATTACCCGACTGCCTGCAGATCACCTCGAGATCCACGGACGACGGCTATGTGATGGGTGTGCGCCATCGTCACCTGCCGGTGGAGGGAGTGCAGTTCCACCCTGAAAGCATCCTGACCGAAAACGGCCTGGACCTGTTCCGCAGTTTCATCCGCTGTTACGTGCACAAGTGA